The Trichosurus vulpecula isolate mTriVul1 chromosome 3, mTriVul1.pri, whole genome shotgun sequence genome includes a window with the following:
- the CENPA gene encoding histone H3-like centromeric protein A, whose translation MRPGRRKSTPKKRPGIPSQPRASTSAAPPAGAFRRRRYPGGASARILREIRKLQKSTDLLIRRAPFGRLVREICLRYTRGVDFYWQSQALLALQEAAEAFITHLFEDAYLLSIHARRVTLYPKDIQLARRIRGLQEGLG comes from the exons ATGAGACCAGGTCGCCGCAAATCCACCCCAAAGAAGCGCCCCGGGATCCCTTCTCAGCCTCGCGCCTCCACCTCCGCCGCACCCCCTGCAG GCGCTTTTCGCCGCCGCAGGTATCCGGGTGGAGCGAGCGCTCGAATTCTCAGGGAGATCCGCAAGCTACAGAAGAGCACAGACCTGCTGATCAGGAGGGCACCTTTTGGTCGACTC GTTAGAGAAATATGCCTCCGATATACTCGAGGAGTGGACTTTTATTGGCAATCTCAGGCCCTACTGGCCCTACAGGAG GCAGCAGAAGCATTTATAACTCATTTGTTTGAAGATGCCTACCTCCTCTCCATACATGCCCGGAGGGTAaccctgtatcccaaagatattcaACTGGCCAGAAGGATCCGAGGTTTGCAGGAAGGACTAGGCTAA